Within the Candidatus Syntrophosphaera sp. genome, the region GCGGCTTTTTCCGCGACCTCCATAAAGTCCAGGGCCTCGTCTGGATCCAGGCCGGTGCTGACGATCCCGTGGCCCTGCCAGACCAGAACCTTGCGGGAGCCGATAGCCCGTAGGCTGCATTCGGCTAATTCTTTTGAGCCGGGTGGGGATGTCGGGGTTGTGGCCACTCCCTGAGGCAAATACAGGTGAAGTTCCGGCAGGGCATCATCCAGCGCCTGATTGAGCAGGCCCTCGTTTTGATAGAGTTCCAAACCGCCAAGCACGATCACGCTGGCGGGATGGGAATGCAGGACGACCCTGTCGTCCCGGTTCTCTGAGAGGAAATGCTGCTGCAGAGAGAGGTGGCAGAGCCATTCGGATGTGGGTTTTCCCCCTTGGGGATGGATGTGTTCCAGGCCGTTTTGGATCGAGATCAAGACCAGGTTGCAAAGCGGATCGACGGCCAAATCGCGATAACGGCTGCCCGTGCGGGAAACGATGAACCACTGTGCGGTGTCGCCAATGATTGAGTTCAGTTCAGGGCTGACGTTGACGGAGATGTTGCCAGCGTTGGCTTCGCACCAGCCGCGCAGATTGATCTGCGCCGCGACCGCCCTGATCCTGCCCATCAATTCTTGTAGCCAAGCGGAATTTGCAACCAGATCGCCAAGATCTAAAGAGTCTCTAATCCTTATCTCCATTTGTATTGCGTTCGCGGCAGATCTTTTCCACGGCGCGGAAATTGACTTTGCCGCTGGCCATCATCGGGATGTCCTCGATCACGTAGAACTGGCGCGGCACGGCAATGGACGGCAATTCCTTCTTGAGTTGTTTGAGCACCTTGTGCATGTCGAAATTGCCATTGGCGACCGCGGCCACGACATCCGCGCCCTTGGTTGGATTGGGAACGTCGACCACGCAGCAGATCACATCCTCGGGCAGCAGGCGGCTGAGCACTTCCTCCACCCTGACCAGGGAAACCATTTCCCCGCCCACTTTCACGAAACGTTTGAGCCTGCCCTTATGCCAAAGATAGCCGTCGTCATCGATCAGGCCGATATCGCCGGTGTCGTACCAGCCATTGTGGATGCGGAGTGAGGTCTCTTCAATATCGCCCAGGTATCCTTCCATGACCATGTCGCCTTTGACGAGGACCTTTCCTTCCTGATTGGGTCCCAGAACCTTATCGGTATTGATGTCCTGGATGCGGACCTGGACTCCGGGCAGGGGTGGGCCGACGCTGCCGAGTTTGTGTACCCCAGGATAGGTCGTGGATATGACCGGCGAGGTCTCGGTCGTGCCGTAGCCCTCAAACACCGTGATCCCGTGTTTCCTGATGAATCCCTCATATACCTTGTTGGGAAGCTTGTCCGCTCCGGCTATGGCTAAACGGATGCTGGCGAAATCTCCCGGTTCGGATTTTTGCAAGTAACCGTAGAAAAATGAGGGCGTGGCTGTCATGAAAGTCACCTTGTATTGGCGCACCAATTCGCTGATCGTTTTATACTCAAGCGGGTTGGGGTGCGTGACCATGGTCGAGCCCAATAGCAGGGGGAGCCAGAAATTGGTGGTGAGGCCAAAGACGTGGAACAGGGGCAGCATGGCCATGAAAACGTCGGTGTGGTCCAGCCTGACCAATTGGGGCACGGCATCCACGTTGTGCAGGATGTTGCGGTGGGAAAGCTGCACGGCCTTGGGCTCCTTTTCGCTGCCGCTGGTGAAGAGGATCACGCTGATCTCGTTTTCGCTGCCGCTGTGGACCATTCCTTTGAGGACGGCAAAGGGAAGCTTGGAGATCGCGGCGGCCTTGAGTTTGGCCACAATGGTGACCTTGGCGAGGATATCCTCGACAAAGATCATGTGGTCAATTGCCGGGAGATTCAGCTTATCGAGCAGTTTCTTGCTGGTGATGATCGTCTTGAATCCGCATTTTTCCCTGGCGTAGCGGCAGTTTTCGATCGCGCCCGTGGAATAGTTGATCATCACGGGGATCTTGCCGTTCATCAGGCTCCCGATGATGCCCAGCATGCATCCGGTCGAGGTGGGAAGAAGGATTCCCACGTATTTTCCCTTGATCTTGCCAATGTGTTCTTTGAGGATCAGCGAGGCGATCAGCAATCTGCCATAGGTGTAGTCTTTGTCGGTGGCTTTGTCATGGACCGCGATATGTCCCGGCCTTTTCTTTGCCACCTGCATGAAGCGCTGATGCAATTGTAACATAACAAACTCCTTTGAGGTTTATCGGATGATATGCAGCCAATCCCGCAACAAGAAATCCAACCTTCCGATGAGCAGGGATATACGGGCCATGACGGTGTAGCCGAAGGAAGCGCCGAAGCTGACCATCAAAAACCAGATTCCGATCTTGGAGGGAACGGCAAAGACGCCTTCTTTCTTCCTGCTGAAATAGAAGAAATAAACCCCGCAAAGGGTCCCGATGATCAGCAGGATGGTACCCACGACATCCACCGCGGAAGTGAATTTGAAGGGATTGATCATGGTGGCGGCGATCTGGCTGAGGAAATCGGCCTTGAAACTCAGCAGCATATAGATCGCGGCCGTCGTTCCCACCATGATGGCGATCGGATAGCGGCTTACCCATTGCAGGGAGGGGATCATGCGCAACAGCATCATCAGGCCGAGGGCAAAGGGTATGAGCAGCAGCCAGTTGTTGGCAAAATCGGTGAGCAGCAGGTTGAACAGGTTGGGCACCAGGATATTGTAGATCGTGTAGATCAGCCAATAACCCGCGGAGAGGCCGACGAAGATCTGCTCTGACAGTTTGTAGAAAGGATTGTCCTTATACAGGAAACTGAAGATGCTGAGGGTGAAGAAAGCACCCAGCCAGATACCGAGGACCGTCATCAGGTCAGCCATTTTTCACCTCCCCTTGCTTGGCGTCGGCTTTTCTTTTGCGCCAGGCCTTGACATTGCCGATGGCGATGAGGATCAGGATCAGGATGTGGGCCACTGACTGGGGATTCATGTTCAGGCTGGCAGAGCCTTCATAGCCCAGCAGCAGTTCATACTCGGCCGCGGCCTTCATTCCTCCCATCAATCCGTAGAGTTGGTTTTGGTCATTCACGTAGGGCAGGAAACCCGGAGCGCTGACGGCTGTGGTGCCGCCGGCCACGGGAACGTCGTACTTGCCCTTGGCCGTCATGATCCAGTCTCTGAGGCCGGGGTCCCCGGCGGAGAGGGAAACCACGTATTTGATGTCCCGCAGGGATTTGACCGGCCTGAGGAGTTCGATGTCCTCATAGTCCAGGCCGGAGGTGTCTTTGGGAAAAACAGTCTTGAAATTACGGCCCATGCCCTGGATCACGACCATCCCGCCGACCTTGTAGCCGAGGTTAACGTAATCCAGCCCATAGACCTTCTCATTGTTGAATTTCTTCTGCACTTCAGCAAAGGCCAGGTCCGCCATTTTTGAGCCCTGGGGCCACATTGCCGTGGCGATCACCCTGTGCTCCTTTTTCCAGGCATGCTCGATCACGGCCAGGGCCATGGGCTGCAGTTCCGTAACTGTGGAGGGGTCATAATCGAAGGAAATGATCACCACCGACTTGGGGGGTGTGTTTTCCACCAGGTCGTAGGCTTTTTTGGTGAGGGGGGTTCCATAGGTTTTCATGCCAAGGGGAAAAATCAGCGGCAAGGCCACAGCTATGACCAGCACCAGGAAGACGATCCGGCGTTCGATCTGGGTTCTGTCCAGCTTGCTCATTTGCCACCTCCCAGGTAGGACCTTTCGATTCCCAGGATGATCCTCAAGGAAGCTCCGACAATGCCCAGCGAGGCACTGATCAGGATCGCCCTCTGGGCCGCGGTATTGGGATACTGCATGATGAAATCCGTAATCTCGGGCAGGCGCAGGAAGCTCCAACTCTGGGGTATCCAACTAGTGAGCAGGGTGGCGAAGCTTGTTCTGCCCAGCATGACGATCACGGCTGTGATCATCAGCAGATTGGATTCGAAGCTGCGGATGATGAAGGCCCTGTAAGCCGCGGAGGCGATATAGAAAGCCAGCAGGGCAAACATGGTCGCGGACAGGGGCATGTAGGCGTATTCAAAAACGTAATCGAAGGGTTTGATACCCAGATTGCGGACCACGGCCTCTCCATGGCCAAATATTCCAGGCGTGTGCTCCATTCCCCACAGCAAACCGAAGGCCACCATCAGGCCGAAACTGATCAGGCCGGCGAGGTGATATTGCCAATTGGGGCTGCGGCGCGCCACACGGGTGACGTTTGCCTGGATCAGGCTGCTTTGGCCAAGCAGGATGGCGAAGCTGGAGATGATCATGAACCAATTGGTGAGAGTTTCTTCCAGCATGGCAAACGGATAATGGGGAATGAAGCCGGCCACGAGGATCAGCATGCCGGAGATGAAAGCCAGGATCAGGGGTACATTCTTTTTCATTATCCGTTTCCTCCCGCCAGAAATTCTTTAAACCAGCCCCAGCCGGCGATCTCCATCACGATGCCCACCAAGACC harbors:
- a CDS encoding class II aldolase/adducin family protein, yielding MGRIRAVAAQINLRGWCEANAGNISVNVSPELNSIIGDTAQWFIVSRTGSRYRDLAVDPLCNLVLISIQNGLEHIHPQGGKPTSEWLCHLSLQQHFLSENRDDRVVLHSHPASVIVLGGLELYQNEGLLNQALDDALPELHLYLPQGVATTPTSPPGSKELAECSLRAIGSRKVLVWQGHGIVSTGLDPDEALDFMEVAEKAAQVLLRKFSLTK
- a CDS encoding AMP-binding protein is translated as MLQLHQRFMQVAKKRPGHIAVHDKATDKDYTYGRLLIASLILKEHIGKIKGKYVGILLPTSTGCMLGIIGSLMNGKIPVMINYSTGAIENCRYAREKCGFKTIITSKKLLDKLNLPAIDHMIFVEDILAKVTIVAKLKAAAISKLPFAVLKGMVHSGSENEISVILFTSGSEKEPKAVQLSHRNILHNVDAVPQLVRLDHTDVFMAMLPLFHVFGLTTNFWLPLLLGSTMVTHPNPLEYKTISELVRQYKVTFMTATPSFFYGYLQKSEPGDFASIRLAIAGADKLPNKVYEGFIRKHGITVFEGYGTTETSPVISTTYPGVHKLGSVGPPLPGVQVRIQDINTDKVLGPNQEGKVLVKGDMVMEGYLGDIEETSLRIHNGWYDTGDIGLIDDDGYLWHKGRLKRFVKVGGEMVSLVRVEEVLSRLLPEDVICCVVDVPNPTKGADVVAAVANGNFDMHKVLKQLKKELPSIAVPRQFYVIEDIPMMASGKVNFRAVEKICRERNTNGDKD